From Desulfuromonas soudanensis, the proteins below share one genomic window:
- the dtd gene encoding D-aminoacyl-tRNA deacylase, whose translation MRAVLQRVSSASVTVEGTITGAIGPGLMILLGVEKGDGEEDASFLAKKTAGLRIFEDGEGRMNLAVGEAGGAVLVVSQFTLLADCRKGRRPGFSQAAPPQEADALYRRFVELLRQEGLEVATGVFQATMDVQLINNGPVTMLLDSRKDF comes from the coding sequence ATGCGGGCGGTTCTGCAGAGGGTTTCCTCGGCGAGCGTCACCGTCGAAGGGACGATCACCGGCGCCATCGGTCCCGGTCTGATGATCCTCCTCGGCGTCGAGAAGGGGGACGGGGAAGAGGACGCCTCCTTCCTGGCGAAAAAAACTGCCGGACTGCGCATATTCGAGGACGGGGAAGGGAGAATGAACCTTGCCGTCGGCGAGGCGGGGGGAGCGGTCCTGGTCGTCTCCCAGTTCACCCTGCTGGCCGACTGCCGCAAGGGGCGACGCCCCGGCTTCTCCCAGGCCGCCCCGCCCCAGGAGGCCGACGCCCTCTACCGACGGTTCGTGGAACTGCTGCGGCAGGAGGGGCTGGAGGTCGCCACCGGCGTCTTCCAGGCGACAATGGATGTTCAGCTCATAAACAACGGACCGGTCACCATGCTTCTCGACAGCCGGAAGGACTTCTGA
- a CDS encoding deoxyribonuclease IV: MGKKTAESPLLIGAHMSISGGHHLAFARGEAAGCRAMQIFTKNANQWHAKPIDADAAAAFGAAWKKSPIGPVIAHDSYLINLASADEEKWQKSLAAFADEMERCAALGIGSLVMHPGAHLGAGEDAGLERIVTALRRIFAESPPSVRVLVENTAGQGTYLGGTFEHLAAILEELPEGRIGVCFDTCHAFAAGFDLSTAAGYRKTMDDFDRLVGLGRIAAFHINDSQKGLGCRVDRHAHIGQGAMGLEGFGELMRDPRFFSVPKILETPKGDDDSLDRMNLATLRRLATGG, translated from the coding sequence CAGAGTCTCCGCTTCTCATCGGCGCCCACATGTCCATCAGCGGCGGTCATCATCTCGCCTTTGCCCGGGGAGAGGCGGCGGGGTGCCGCGCCATGCAGATCTTCACCAAGAACGCCAACCAGTGGCACGCCAAGCCGATCGACGCCGATGCGGCGGCCGCCTTCGGCGCCGCCTGGAAGAAGAGCCCCATTGGCCCGGTGATCGCCCACGACAGCTACCTGATCAACCTCGCCTCCGCCGACGAGGAGAAGTGGCAAAAATCGCTGGCCGCCTTTGCTGACGAGATGGAGCGCTGTGCCGCCCTCGGCATCGGCTCGCTGGTCATGCACCCCGGCGCCCACCTCGGTGCCGGGGAGGATGCCGGACTGGAGCGGATCGTCACAGCCTTGCGGCGCATCTTTGCCGAGTCCCCGCCTTCCGTCCGCGTCCTGGTGGAGAACACCGCCGGCCAGGGGACCTACCTCGGCGGCACCTTCGAGCACCTGGCGGCTATTCTCGAGGAGCTTCCCGAAGGCCGCATCGGCGTCTGTTTCGACACCTGCCACGCCTTTGCCGCCGGCTTTGACCTCTCCACTGCCGCCGGCTACCGGAAAACGATGGACGACTTCGACCGGCTGGTCGGCCTCGGGAGGATCGCGGCCTTCCATATCAACGACAGCCAGAAGGGGCTCGGCTGCCGGGTCGATCGCCACGCCCACATCGGCCAGGGGGCCATGGGTCTGGAGGGGTTCGGGGAACTGATGCGCGACCCGCGCTTTTTTTCCGTCCCCAAGATCCTCGAAACCCCCAAGGGGGACGACGACAGCCTCGACCGCATGAACCTGGCGACCCTGCGCCGCCTGGCCACAGGGGGCTAG
- the yjgA gene encoding ribosome biogenesis factor YjgA, with protein sequence MNQRWYNDEPPTEGRGRSAKKRAAEAVEELAKRLVALPEAACRKLPLSADLRKELQLARDTEAMGARKRQVKHFAGEMRRREEEIEAIQTFLEGTDQVNLQARREFHHLEELRDRLCEPATFAEALDEAMQACPSLDRETLSGLARSVHSSADKRAAREIFRRLRDGAVKS encoded by the coding sequence ATGAATCAACGCTGGTACAATGACGAACCGCCCACGGAAGGGCGCGGCCGTTCGGCCAAAAAACGCGCCGCCGAGGCGGTGGAGGAGCTGGCCAAGCGCCTGGTGGCTCTCCCCGAGGCCGCCTGCCGCAAGCTCCCTCTCTCCGCCGACCTGCGCAAGGAACTGCAGCTGGCCCGCGACACCGAGGCCATGGGCGCCCGCAAGCGCCAGGTCAAGCACTTTGCCGGCGAGATGCGCCGCCGCGAGGAAGAGATCGAAGCCATCCAGACGTTTCTAGAGGGGACGGACCAGGTCAATCTCCAGGCGCGCCGGGAATTCCACCATCTCGAAGAGTTGCGCGACCGCCTCTGCGAACCCGCCACCTTCGCCGAAGCCCTCGACGAAGCAATGCAGGCCTGCCCTTCCCTCGACCGCGAGACGCTGAGCGGCCTGGCGCGCTCGGTCCACTCGAGCGCCGACAAGCGCGCCGCCCGCGAGATCTTCCGCCGCCTCAGGGACGGAGCGGTCAAGAGCTGA
- the trxA gene encoding thioredoxin TrxA, whose amino-acid sequence MASDKVIHLSDDAFESEVLKSSIPVLVDFWASWCAPCKAISPVIDGLADEYDGRVKITKLNVDENPATPGKFGVRGIPTLILFKDGKIVDQVVGAVPKNQLEGLLKKAL is encoded by the coding sequence ATGGCGAGTGATAAAGTGATTCATCTTTCCGATGATGCCTTTGAGAGTGAAGTCCTGAAATCGTCCATTCCGGTCCTCGTCGATTTCTGGGCCTCCTGGTGTGCCCCCTGCAAGGCCATCAGCCCGGTCATCGACGGGCTGGCCGACGAGTACGACGGGCGGGTCAAGATCACCAAGCTCAATGTCGACGAAAACCCGGCGACCCCCGGCAAATTCGGGGTGCGCGGCATACCGACCTTGATTCTTTTCAAGGACGGCAAGATCGTCGATCAGGTCGTCGGCGCCGTCCCCAAGAACCAGCTCGAAGGACTTCTGAAAAAGGCTCTGTGA
- a CDS encoding D-sedoheptulose-7-phosphate isomerase, translating into MSAQEKIDAALRDHALLLEAAFRSQQEQVVDFSTAILETFHRGGRLLLIGSGALGAIASLVANLFLHRLTLDRPQLSAIALCHDPFLATALARDGQSDHYFSRQLRALAAPGDVVLAFGDAYRNQALDEALGAARDIGCTTAALVQGKGEMTGDPPDFLFHLETESAARATEGALFFGHLLCEIVEAELFGI; encoded by the coding sequence ATGAGCGCCCAGGAAAAAATCGATGCCGCCCTCAGGGACCACGCCCTCCTTCTTGAGGCCGCCTTCCGCAGCCAGCAGGAGCAGGTCGTCGACTTCTCCACCGCGATTCTCGAGACCTTTCACCGGGGGGGGCGCCTCCTCCTTATCGGCAGCGGCGCCCTCGGTGCCATCGCCTCGCTGGTGGCCAACCTCTTCCTGCACCGACTGACCCTGGACCGCCCCCAGCTCTCCGCCATTGCCCTGTGCCATGACCCCTTTCTCGCCACCGCCCTGGCCCGGGACGGACAGAGCGACCACTATTTCTCCCGGCAATTGCGGGCCCTGGCCGCCCCCGGCGACGTGGTCCTCGCCTTCGGCGACGCCTACCGGAATCAGGCCCTCGACGAAGCGCTCGGTGCCGCCCGGGACATCGGCTGCACCACCGCCGCCCTCGTCCAGGGGAAGGGAGAAATGACCGGTGACCCGCCGGATTTTCTTTTTCATCTCGAAACCGAATCGGCAGCGCGCGCCACCGAGGGAGCCCTCTTCTTCGGCCACCTCCTCTGCGAAATCGTCGAAGCCGAGCTCTTCGGCATCTGA